A section of the Meles meles chromosome 8, mMelMel3.1 paternal haplotype, whole genome shotgun sequence genome encodes:
- the BRMS1 gene encoding breast cancer metastasis-suppressor 1 isoform X2, giving the protein MPVQPPSKDTEEMEAEGDSAAEMNGEEEESEEERSGSQTESEEESSEMDDEDYERRRSECVNEMLDLEKQFSELKEKLFRERLSQLRVRLEEVGAERAPEYTEPLGGLQRSLKIRIQVAGIYKGFCLDVIRNKYECELQGARQHLESEKLLLYDTLQGELQERIQRLEEDRQSLDISSEWWDDRLHARSSTKAWDSLPASKRKKAPLVSGPYIVYMLQEIDILEDWTAIKKARAAVSPQKRKADGP; this is encoded by the exons ATGCCCGTCCAGCCTCCGAGCAAAGACACAGAAGAGATGGAAGCAGAGGGTGATTCGGCCGCCGAGATGAacggggaggaggaagagagcgAGGAGGAGCGGAGCGGCAGCCAGACGGAGTCCGAGGAGGAGAGCTCAG AGATGGACGATGAGGACTACGAGCGGCGTCGCAGCGAGTGCGTCAATGAGATGCTGGACCTGGAGAAGCAGTTCTCGGAGCTAAAGGAGAA GTTGTTCAGGGAACGACTGAGTCAGCTGAGGGTGCGGCTGGAGGAAGTGGGGGCTGAGCGGGCGCCCGAGTACACAGAGCCTCTGGGGGGGCTGCAGCGGAGCCTCAAGATCCGCATTCAGGTGGCAG GGATCTACAAGGGCTTCTGTCTGGACGTGATCCGGAACAAGTACGAGTGTGAGCTGCAGGGAGCCAGACAGCACCTGGAG AGTGAGAAGCTGCTGCTGTACGACACCctgcagggggagctgcaggagCGGAtccagaggctggaggaggaCCGCCAGAGCCTGGACATCAGCTCGG AGTGGTGGGACGACAGACTGCACGCCCGAAGCAGCACAAAGGCCTGGGACTCCCTGCCGGCCAgcaagaggaagaaggctccTCTCGTCTCTG GTCCTTACATTGTGTACATGCTGCAGGAGATCGACATCCTGGAGGACTGGACGGCTATCAAAAAG
- the B4GAT1 gene encoding beta-1,4-glucuronyltransferase 1, translating to MQMSYAIRCAFYQLLLAALMLVAMLQLLYLSLLSGLHGQEEQDQYFEFFPPSPRSVDQVKAQLRTALASGGVLDASGDYRVYRGLLKTTMDPNDVILATHASVDNLLHLSGLLERWEGPLSVSVFAATKEEAQLATVLTYALSSHCPDMRARVAMHLVCPSRYEAAVPDPREPGEFALLRSCQEVFDKLARVAQPGINYALGTNVSYPNNLLRNLAREGANYALVIDVDMVPSEGLWRGLREMLDQSKQWAGTALVVPAFEIRRARRMPTNKNELLQLYQVGEVRPFYYGLCTPCQAPTNYSRWVNLPEESLLRPAYVVPWQDPWEPFYVAGGKVPTFDERFRQYGFNRISQACELHVAGFDFEVLNEGFLVHKGFKEALKFHPQKEAENQHNKILYRQFKQELKAKYPDSPRHC from the exons ATGCAGATGTCCTACGCCATCCGGTGCGCCTTCTACCAGCTGCTTCTGGCCGCGCTGATGCTGGTGGCGATGCTGCAGCTGCTCTACCTGTCGCTGCTGTCCGGGCTACATGGGCAGGAGGAGCAAGACCAGTATTTCGAGTTCTTTCCCCCGTCCCCGCGGTCCGTGGACCAGGTCAAGGCGCAGCTCCGCACCGCTCTGGCCTCTGGGGGCGTCCTGGACGCCAGTGGCGACTACCGCGTCTACAGGGGCCTACTGAAGACCACCATGGACCCCAATGATGTGATCCTGGCCACGCACGCCAGCGTGGACAACCTGCTGCACCTGTCGGGCCTGTTGGAGCGCTGGGAGGGCCCGCTCTCCGTGTCGGTGTTCGCGGCCACCAAGGAGGAGGCGCAGCTAGCCACGGTGCTGACCTACGCGCTGAGCAGCCACTGCCCCGATATGCGCGCCCGGGTCGCCATGCACCTTGTGTGCCCCTCGCGCTATGAGGCCGCTGTGCCTGATCCCCGGGAGCCGGGGGAGTTTGCCCTGCTGCGGTCCTGCCAGGAGGTCTTTGACAAGCTAGCCAGGGTGGCCCAGCCCGGGATCAACTATGCTTTGGGCACCAATGTCTCCTATCCCAATAACCTGCTGAGGAATCTGGCTCGGGAAGGGGCCAACTATGCCCTGGTAATCGACGTGGACATGGTGCCCAGTGAGGGGCTGTGGCGGGGCCTTCGGGAAATGCTGGATCAGAGCAAGCAGTGGGCGGGCACAGCACTCGTGGTGCCCGCCTTCGAGATCCGCCGAGCCCGCCGCATGCCCACGAACAAGAACGAGCTGTTGCAGCTCTACCAAGTGGGCGAGGTGCGGCCCTTCTATTATGGGCTGTGCACGCCCTGCCAGGCGCCCACCAACTACTCCCGCTGGGTCAACCTGCCCGAAGAGAGCTTGCTGAGGCCTGCCTATGTGGTGCCCTGGCAGGACCCCTGGGAACCATTCTACGTGGCCGGAGGCAAGGTGCCCACTTTCGACGAGCGCTTTCGCCAGTATGGCTTCAATCGGATCAGCCAG GCCTGTGAGCTGCACGTGGCAGGATTTGATTTCGAGGTGCTCAACGAAGGTTTCCTGGTTCATAAGGGCTTCAAGGAAGCTTTGAAGTTCCATCCCCAAAAGGAGGCCGAAAATCAGCACAATAAGATCCTTTACCGCCAGTTCAAACAGGAGTTGAAGGCCAAGTACCCCGACTCCCCTCGTCACTGCTGA